A single Bacillus sp. OxB-1 DNA region contains:
- a CDS encoding NAD(P)/FAD-dependent oxidoreductase, giving the protein MKKLVLLGAGYGNMRILLRLLTKELPADVEITLIDRTPFHSLKTEFYALAAGTVSDADVRVPLPVDERLKVVGGEIEEVNLEEKCVYLADGKKIEYDDLVVGLGCEDNYHNVPGAAENTYSIQTIGKSRITYEKLLGLNSGATVGIVGAGLSGIELASELRESRPDLVIKLFDRSPRILRDFPERLSNFVKRWFDDNNVTVVSNSNITKVEPNALHNHEETIPVDAVVWTAGIRPVQVVQQMDAEKDRSGRVILNMHHQIPQHPNVYVVGDCAALPFAPSAQLAEEQGEQIVKILRHVWNGEPLPEKMPEIKLKGFLGSLGKKQGFAYLADRTVTGRIARLLKSGVLWMYKWHNG; this is encoded by the coding sequence ATGAAAAAACTTGTACTTTTAGGTGCCGGCTATGGTAATATGCGTATTTTGTTGCGCCTCTTGACGAAAGAATTACCCGCTGACGTTGAGATTACATTAATCGATCGTACTCCATTCCACAGTTTGAAGACCGAATTCTATGCATTGGCGGCAGGGACCGTTTCCGATGCGGATGTACGAGTCCCGCTGCCGGTTGATGAACGGTTGAAGGTCGTCGGCGGCGAAATCGAAGAAGTGAATCTTGAGGAGAAATGCGTCTATCTGGCGGATGGCAAAAAGATAGAATATGATGACTTGGTCGTCGGCTTGGGATGCGAGGACAATTATCATAATGTCCCAGGAGCTGCTGAAAATACGTATAGCATCCAAACAATCGGGAAATCGAGGATCACCTATGAAAAATTGTTAGGCCTGAATAGCGGAGCGACTGTCGGAATCGTCGGAGCCGGCTTGAGCGGTATTGAACTGGCCAGTGAACTGCGCGAAAGCCGACCGGATCTCGTCATCAAATTATTTGACCGCAGCCCACGGATCTTGCGTGATTTCCCGGAACGTCTTAGTAACTTTGTGAAGCGGTGGTTTGACGATAATAACGTCACGGTGGTGTCCAACTCGAACATTACGAAGGTGGAGCCGAATGCGCTGCATAACCATGAAGAGACCATTCCGGTCGATGCGGTTGTCTGGACGGCTGGGATCCGGCCTGTGCAGGTCGTCCAACAGATGGATGCCGAGAAGGATCGATCCGGACGAGTCATCCTGAACATGCATCATCAGATCCCGCAACATCCGAATGTCTATGTGGTCGGTGATTGTGCAGCCTTGCCATTCGCGCCGAGTGCCCAATTGGCGGAAGAGCAAGGGGAACAGATCGTCAAAATATTGCGGCATGTCTGGAACGGAGAGCCGCTGCCGGAAAAAATGCCGGAAATTAAATTGAAGGGTTTCCTTGGATCCTTGGGGAAAAAGCAAGGATTCGCCTATTTGGCAGACCGGACCGTCACAGGACGGATCGCCCGCCTGTTGAAATCGGGAGTTCTTTGGATGTACAAGTGGCATAATGGATAA
- a CDS encoding YuzB family protein: MNPIVEFCISNLANGSHETFEALEKDPNIDVLEYGCLSYCTKCMESLYAIVNGEIVEADTPEELTKRIYQFIEDNPLF; this comes from the coding sequence GTGAATCCGATCGTTGAATTTTGCATAAGTAATCTTGCAAACGGTTCACACGAAACTTTCGAGGCATTGGAGAAAGACCCGAATATTGATGTCTTGGAGTATGGCTGTCTGAGTTACTGTACGAAATGTATGGAATCCCTCTATGCTATCGTAAACGGTGAGATTGTAGAAGCAGATACCCCGGAAGAATTGACGAAGCGCATTTATCAATTCATTGAGGATAATCCGCTCTTTTGA
- a CDS encoding TIGR01457 family HAD-type hydrolase, which yields MERYQAVCLDLDGTVYKGIEPIPEAVTFIDRLQDQGVEPYFITNNSSMTREQIREKLLSFQIQADSSRIMTSAIAAAKYCVEHFNGGTVMMIGEKGLEEALELEGIRLTGKDPDVVIMGIDREITYAKLADACLALRNGAHFIATNSDRAFPTERGLVPGNGSFVALMESASGQKPVFVGKPEPHMLGFIQQDGQLGKEQMIMIGDNYDTDIMAGIRFGIDTAHVAGGVTSPQEVLQKDSQPTYQFHTLLDWFN from the coding sequence ATGGAACGATATCAAGCGGTTTGTTTAGACTTGGATGGGACCGTTTATAAAGGAATTGAGCCGATTCCGGAAGCGGTCACTTTCATTGATCGGTTGCAGGATCAGGGCGTGGAGCCATATTTCATAACCAATAATTCTTCCATGACCCGTGAGCAGATCCGGGAAAAATTGCTGTCCTTCCAAATTCAAGCGGATTCCAGCAGAATTATGACATCTGCCATAGCGGCTGCCAAGTATTGCGTAGAACATTTCAATGGCGGGACGGTCATGATGATCGGAGAAAAAGGGCTGGAGGAAGCGTTGGAGCTTGAAGGGATCCGGCTGACTGGGAAAGATCCCGATGTGGTCATCATGGGCATCGACCGTGAAATCACATATGCCAAATTGGCGGATGCGTGCCTCGCCTTGCGGAACGGAGCGCATTTCATAGCAACGAATAGCGATAGAGCTTTTCCGACAGAACGGGGGCTTGTGCCAGGCAACGGCTCCTTTGTCGCGCTGATGGAATCGGCTTCCGGCCAGAAACCCGTATTTGTCGGCAAGCCGGAGCCCCATATGCTCGGGTTTATACAACAGGATGGGCAATTGGGAAAAGAGCAGATGATCATGATCGGAGATAACTATGATACGGATATCATGGCGGGAATTCGGTTCGGAATCGATACGGCACATGTGGCAGGCGGAGTCACCTCCCCGCAAGAGGTGCTGCAGAAGGACAGCCAACCTACCTATCAATTCCATACGTTGCTGGATTGGTTTAACTGA
- a CDS encoding DUF86 domain-containing protein — MYFIDRKHISRTLEKMESLLILYKNGNGWIEDEIHELALERIAHVIIESIIDVGNSMIDGFIMRDPGSYEDIIDIMEDERVITSEMAQPLKQVIELRKMIVREFTEVDHQQVDEVLADTFDALQEFPKRVQYYLDNELGPVSAFLPETE, encoded by the coding sequence ATGTATTTTATCGATCGGAAACATATTAGCCGAACGCTGGAAAAGATGGAGAGTCTGCTTATCTTATATAAAAACGGGAATGGATGGATAGAGGATGAAATCCATGAGCTTGCGTTGGAACGGATTGCACATGTCATTATTGAATCGATTATCGATGTAGGCAACTCGATGATTGACGGTTTCATCATGCGGGACCCGGGCAGTTATGAAGACATCATCGACATCATGGAAGACGAACGTGTGATAACTAGTGAAATGGCACAGCCGTTAAAACAAGTGATTGAACTTCGGAAAATGATTGTGCGTGAATTTACGGAGGTGGACCATCAGCAAGTTGATGAAGTCCTTGCCGATACATTTGACGCCCTGCAAGAGTTTCCAAAACGCGTGCAATATTATTTGGACAATGAATTGGGACCGGTCTCCGCATTCTTGCCGGAAACGGAGTGA
- a CDS encoding YutD family protein, whose product MITVDNWQFEIVTDYRDGFNEEAFLARYSDILLKYDYILGDWGYGQLRLKGFFDDRNQKATYETKISTLQDYLYEYCNFGCAYFVLKKAGRVKQETKPSNAEA is encoded by the coding sequence ATGATTACAGTGGATAATTGGCAGTTTGAAATCGTGACCGACTATCGAGACGGTTTCAACGAAGAAGCATTCCTGGCCCGCTACAGCGATATCCTGCTCAAGTATGATTATATTTTAGGAGATTGGGGATATGGCCAACTTCGTCTGAAAGGTTTCTTTGACGATCGCAACCAAAAAGCCACCTATGAAACGAAAATCAGCACATTGCAAGATTATTTATATGAGTACTGTAATTTCGGCTGTGCCTATTTCGTGTTGAAAAAAGCAGGCCGCGTCAAGCAGGAGACCAAACCTTCAAACGCAGAGGCATAA
- the lipA gene encoding lipoyl synthase, with the protein MGLIGLSCRPEQGNRNEHIKKPDWLKIKLNTNDNYKDLKKMMREKNLHTVCEEARCPNIHECWGERRTATFMILGAVCTRACRFCAVKTGLPNELDMAEPERVADSVALMNLKHTVVTAVARDDLKDGGSEIFAETIRAIRRKNPFTTVEVLPSDMGGVYENLERLMDAKPDILNHNIETVRRLTPRVRARATYDRSLELLLRAKEMHPEIPTKSSLMVGLGETYEEIIETMDDLRAHKVDIMTIGQYLQPTKKHLKVQKYYSPQEFAELRKIAMSKGFSHCEAGPLVRSSYHADEQVNAAARERQRLGDEQLETLQS; encoded by the coding sequence ATGGGGTTGATCGGTTTGTCATGTAGACCGGAGCAAGGAAATCGAAATGAGCATATTAAAAAACCGGACTGGTTGAAGATTAAATTAAATACGAATGATAACTATAAAGATTTGAAAAAGATGATGCGGGAAAAAAACCTACATACGGTATGTGAGGAAGCCCGCTGCCCGAACATCCATGAATGTTGGGGTGAACGCCGAACGGCCACTTTCATGATCTTAGGTGCCGTCTGTACGCGTGCTTGCCGATTCTGCGCCGTGAAAACCGGCCTTCCGAACGAACTGGATATGGCAGAACCGGAGCGTGTGGCGGATTCCGTAGCGCTGATGAATTTGAAACATACCGTCGTTACAGCGGTTGCGCGGGATGATCTGAAAGATGGAGGATCCGAAATTTTTGCTGAGACGATCCGTGCCATCCGACGGAAAAACCCGTTCACGACTGTGGAAGTATTGCCGTCCGACATGGGCGGAGTGTATGAGAATCTGGAACGGCTCATGGATGCAAAACCGGATATCCTGAACCACAATATCGAGACCGTCCGTAGACTGACACCTCGGGTCCGGGCCCGGGCGACTTACGACCGCTCCTTGGAACTTCTGTTGAGGGCCAAGGAAATGCATCCGGAGATCCCTACGAAATCTTCTTTGATGGTCGGGCTTGGGGAGACTTATGAAGAGATCATCGAAACGATGGATGACCTTCGCGCGCATAAAGTGGATATTATGACGATCGGTCAATATTTGCAGCCGACAAAGAAACACTTGAAAGTGCAGAAATATTATTCCCCACAAGAATTTGCTGAGTTGCGGAAAATTGCGATGTCCAAAGGATTCTCTCATTGTGAGGCAGGTCCACTTGTCCGCTCCAGCTATCATGCGGATGAACAAGTGAATGCGGCCGCTCGGGAAAGACAGCGCCTAGGGGACGAACAGTTGGAAACGTTGCAAAGCTGA
- a CDS encoding methionine/alanine import family NSS transporter small subunit has product MSGGAILMMIIGILVIWGGLAASIINAVAKSKRRV; this is encoded by the coding sequence ATGAGCGGTGGAGCTATCTTAATGATGATTATCGGAATCCTCGTCATTTGGGGAGGACTCGCGGCAAGCATCATCAACGCGGTTGCCAAATCAAAACGTCGTGTATGA
- a CDS encoding sodium-dependent transporter, protein MEQRSQWGTRAGFVMAAVGSAVGLGNIWRFPYVAYENGGGAFFIPYLFALLTAGIPILIMEFTMGHKYRGSAPLSFFRMSGKKAEWIGWWGIFVAFVISTYYAVIIAWAMKYTVYSFNLAWGSDTESFLFGNVLNLAETPGQAGGFVPGVLFPLLLVWIIAFIILFAGVKRGIELANRIFIPTLVVVFLLVVLRAVTLEGAALGLEAFFKPDLGKLMDPTVWVAAYGHIFFSLSIAFAIMITYSSYLPKKSDITNNAFITGFANSGFELLAGIGVFAALGFMATQANEAVADVASAGVGLAFVVFPQIVNEMPGMNGLFGALFFLSLVLAGLTSLVSICETYIAGVADKFNISRKKSVFIGVGLSAVISLLFATRGGLFFLDAADYFINQFGVAAIGLVEVFLIAWVFRKLGTFENHANEISDIRLGGWWKFCLSFITPIVLGYMMFGLLKINLLKQHKDGEGNVIGNYEGYSDSFIWTSGWSVAIFAIIAAIIFSIFKWNKNTLNSTDYDNR, encoded by the coding sequence ATGGAGCAGCGTTCACAGTGGGGAACAAGGGCCGGTTTTGTAATGGCAGCGGTCGGTTCTGCAGTCGGGTTGGGAAATATTTGGCGCTTTCCGTATGTTGCATACGAAAATGGCGGCGGTGCATTTTTCATTCCGTATTTATTCGCCTTATTGACAGCTGGGATTCCGATCTTGATTATGGAATTTACGATGGGCCATAAGTATCGGGGGTCTGCTCCCTTATCCTTTTTCCGGATGAGTGGAAAAAAGGCTGAGTGGATCGGTTGGTGGGGGATTTTTGTTGCATTCGTCATCTCGACCTATTACGCAGTTATTATCGCATGGGCTATGAAATACACGGTCTATTCTTTCAATTTGGCATGGGGAAGCGACACGGAAAGTTTCTTATTCGGAAATGTTTTGAACTTGGCTGAAACACCGGGGCAAGCAGGAGGATTCGTTCCTGGCGTCCTGTTCCCGTTGTTGCTCGTGTGGATCATCGCATTCATCATTTTATTTGCGGGTGTTAAACGGGGAATTGAACTCGCGAATCGTATTTTCATTCCGACATTGGTCGTCGTATTCCTATTGGTCGTCCTTCGTGCAGTGACGTTGGAGGGTGCAGCTCTAGGGCTGGAAGCGTTCTTTAAACCGGACTTGGGCAAATTGATGGATCCGACAGTTTGGGTTGCGGCTTACGGGCATATATTCTTCAGTTTATCAATCGCATTTGCTATTATGATCACTTATTCCAGTTATCTACCGAAGAAATCTGATATTACCAATAATGCATTCATTACAGGCTTTGCGAACTCCGGATTTGAATTGCTTGCAGGTATTGGGGTGTTTGCCGCACTTGGATTCATGGCGACCCAAGCTAACGAAGCAGTTGCTGATGTGGCATCCGCTGGTGTGGGCCTGGCGTTTGTCGTGTTCCCGCAAATTGTTAATGAAATGCCGGGGATGAACGGTCTTTTCGGGGCTTTGTTCTTCTTATCGCTTGTCTTGGCAGGCCTTACTTCGCTCGTTTCGATCTGTGAAACGTATATTGCAGGAGTGGCCGATAAGTTCAATATTTCCAGAAAGAAATCAGTATTCATCGGCGTTGGATTGTCCGCCGTGATTTCCCTGTTGTTTGCGACACGGGGCGGTCTATTCTTCCTGGATGCTGCCGATTATTTCATCAACCAATTCGGTGTTGCGGCGATCGGTCTTGTAGAAGTCTTTTTAATCGCTTGGGTATTCAGGAAGCTCGGAACGTTTGAGAATCATGCCAATGAAATTTCCGATATCCGATTGGGTGGTTGGTGGAAGTTCTGCCTAAGTTTTATCACGCCGATTGTACTCGGATACATGATGTTCGGTTTGCTGAAAATCAATTTATTGAAACAGCATAAGGATGGGGAAGGCAATGTCATAGGAAACTATGAGGGGTATTCAGATTCCTTCATATGGACCAGTGGCTGGTCGGTTGCGATTTTTGCCATCATTGCAGCGATCATCTTCTCTATTTTTAAATGGAATAAAAACACATTGAATTCAACTGATTACGATAATAGATAA
- a CDS encoding Na+/H+ antiporter NhaC family protein yields MTGTWVSILPPIIAILMVLITKRVLLSLGAGIVAAALLAASFAPGESAANVWKAMTVSIWDGGALNTYNIYIMLFLLLLGVITALVSLSGGSRAFAKWAVQRIKTKRGAKLLTVFLGIAIFVDDYFNALAVGQIARPITDEHKISRAKLAYFIDSTSAPICVISPISSWGAYLIGQLALLFGGVAAISYSPLSAFVMMAPMNFYVVATLTMVFFFAWTNVDFFEMKKHEDRAATTGVLFDPDKDIPGQLKEDFPVHSFGRVRDLVVPILTLVGITLGMMVWTGYNIGGSMSIWSIFENTDVPFSLLIGGLSGTAIAVLLYTLQMKVNDTASYSLVGHAFLSGIKAMMPAVLILIFAWGLTFLIDQLETRVFLSEVISKANLPIAFLPAIMFVLAGLMAFSTGTSWGSFGILIPIAGTIMIDMAPEMLLPALSAVLAGAVFGDHCSPISDTTILSSTGAGCNHIDHVATQLPYALICAGIATLGYIVLGFTGSIWIGLVTVLAMLILLFAFLLTRGKKVVVQSV; encoded by the coding sequence ATGACCGGAACATGGGTATCAATTTTGCCGCCAATAATCGCCATTCTCATGGTTTTGATAACGAAACGCGTACTGTTATCGCTCGGCGCGGGTATCGTCGCCGCGGCCCTTTTGGCAGCTTCGTTCGCCCCGGGAGAATCGGCGGCGAACGTATGGAAAGCGATGACGGTGTCGATCTGGGATGGCGGTGCGCTCAATACGTATAATATTTATATCATGCTCTTTTTATTGTTGCTCGGCGTGATCACTGCTTTGGTCAGCTTGTCCGGTGGAAGCCGCGCATTTGCCAAATGGGCGGTCCAACGTATAAAAACGAAACGTGGAGCTAAATTGTTGACTGTCTTTCTTGGAATCGCCATTTTCGTTGATGATTATTTCAATGCTTTGGCGGTTGGACAGATTGCACGTCCTATAACGGATGAACATAAAATATCACGGGCAAAACTGGCTTATTTCATCGACTCCACCTCAGCGCCGATCTGCGTCATCTCTCCCATCTCCAGTTGGGGGGCTTATCTGATCGGACAATTGGCTCTTTTGTTTGGCGGAGTGGCGGCAATCAGTTACTCTCCATTATCCGCATTCGTCATGATGGCGCCGATGAACTTCTATGTTGTAGCCACTTTGACGATGGTTTTCTTCTTTGCCTGGACCAATGTCGATTTCTTTGAAATGAAGAAGCATGAAGATCGAGCAGCAACGACTGGCGTTTTATTTGACCCGGATAAGGATATTCCGGGGCAATTGAAAGAGGATTTTCCTGTCCATTCGTTTGGCCGTGTCCGCGATTTGGTCGTCCCGATTCTGACACTCGTCGGAATAACTCTTGGTATGATGGTCTGGACGGGATATAACATCGGTGGCTCCATGAGCATCTGGTCCATCTTTGAAAATACGGATGTTCCGTTTTCATTGTTGATAGGTGGGCTTTCTGGAACTGCCATCGCGGTGCTGTTGTATACATTGCAAATGAAGGTGAATGACACCGCTTCGTATTCGTTGGTCGGTCATGCTTTCCTATCAGGTATAAAAGCGATGATGCCTGCGGTGTTGATCTTGATTTTTGCATGGGGCCTTACTTTCTTGATCGATCAATTGGAAACAAGAGTTTTCTTATCTGAAGTGATCTCCAAAGCGAATTTGCCGATTGCTTTCTTGCCAGCCATCATGTTTGTCTTGGCAGGATTAATGGCCTTTTCCACAGGGACATCATGGGGGTCATTTGGCATCCTCATTCCGATAGCTGGAACAATTATGATTGATATGGCACCGGAAATGCTATTACCCGCTTTGTCCGCAGTCCTTGCAGGAGCGGTATTCGGGGATCACTGTTCACCCATTTCCGACACAACCATTCTGTCTTCCACGGGAGCCGGGTGTAACCACATCGACCATGTGGCAACCCAGTTGCCATATGCACTCATATGTGCAGGGATTGCCACCTTGGGCTATATCGTACTCGGCTTCACCGGATCAATCTGGATTGGCTTAGTGACTGTCCTCGCGATGCTCATTCTCTTGTTCGCTTTCTTGTTGACAAGAGGGAAGAAAGTTGTGGTTCAATCGGTCTGA
- the yunB gene encoding sporulation protein YunB codes for MRFHEVRRRSRKKKWKLVPLLIPVSLIAIALFFYTVNSRLTPIYVEYAEVQTTKIAAHVISKAINSRTAAVMDINEIIVPTPDDPDLVKFNTEIINMAMAEIHSLVEAHLEQAETGNLDMLPMDEDIEYDPQKMESHGGVVFFVPMGQATNIPLLGNLGPKIPIRFHVIGDVSATVETDIREFGINNAYVEVNIALKVNVQIIVPLATRKSVIEQRIPVAIGLIRGKLPHIYNSGEGNTPSIEIPVPLPETQ; via the coding sequence TTGAGGTTTCATGAGGTCAGGCGCAGATCAAGGAAAAAGAAGTGGAAACTAGTGCCTCTTCTAATCCCTGTGTCTCTAATTGCAATCGCCTTGTTTTTCTATACGGTCAATAGCAGACTTACTCCCATTTACGTAGAATATGCCGAAGTCCAGACGACGAAGATCGCGGCGCATGTCATCAGCAAAGCGATCAACTCGAGAACCGCCGCCGTCATGGATATCAATGAAATCATTGTCCCTACACCGGATGATCCCGATTTGGTGAAGTTCAATACCGAAATCATCAACATGGCAATGGCGGAAATCCATTCCTTGGTCGAGGCCCATTTGGAACAGGCGGAAACCGGAAATCTCGATATGCTGCCGATGGATGAGGATATTGAATACGATCCGCAAAAGATGGAGAGCCACGGCGGCGTCGTTTTCTTCGTTCCCATGGGGCAGGCGACCAATATTCCATTGCTTGGGAATCTGGGGCCCAAAATCCCGATCCGCTTCCACGTCATCGGGGATGTCAGTGCAACTGTCGAGACGGATATTAGGGAGTTTGGCATTAATAACGCTTATGTTGAAGTGAATATCGCGTTAAAAGTGAATGTACAGATCATTGTCCCTTTGGCAACCCGGAAAAGTGTCATTGAACAACGGATTCCTGTGGCAATCGGTTTGATCCGCGGAAAACTCCCGCATATTTACAATAGCGGAGAAGGGAATACACCCTCTATCGAAATCCCGGTCCCTTTACCAGAAACCCAATAA